Proteins found in one Larimichthys crocea isolate SSNF chromosome I, L_crocea_2.0, whole genome shotgun sequence genomic segment:
- the gabrb2a gene encoding gamma-aminobutyric acid receptor subunit beta-2a isoform X1: MGRIRKNHFGILTFSLLVTFVWAQSVKDMKDPSNMPLVKETVDRLMKGYDIRLRPDFGGAPVAVGMNIDIASIDMVSEVNMDYTLTMYFQQAWRDKRLSYSEIAYNLTLDNRVADQLWVPDTYFLNDKKSFVHGVTVKNRMIRLHPDGTVLYGLRITTTAACMMDLRRYPLDEQNCTLEIESYGYTTDDIEFYWRGGDGAVSGVDRIELPQFSIVDYKLISKNVVFSTGSYPRLSLSFKLKRNIGYFILQTYMPSILITILSWVSFWINYDASAARVALGITTVLTMTTINTHLRETLPKIPYVKAIDMYLMGCFVFVFLALLEYAFVNYIFFGQGPQRQKKAAEKAATANNEKLRPDPNKWLVGNVVQRDDALYARMKQREIDAYDSMWDPIFVDDAALGLGEQRNKMTPDDNILFSTLEMKNEMGGAGDLSRGLGAPGDPRNTMLAYDSSTLQYRRAAMARQNYGHSALERHAQKKSRLRRRASQLKVNIPDLSDVNSIDKWSRMIFPTVFSFFNVVYWLYYVH; encoded by the exons ATGGGGAGGATCAGGAAAAACCACTTTGggattttgactttttccttaCTAGTGACTTTTGTCTGGGCTCAAAG cgTCAAGGATATGAAAGATCCGAGCAATATGCCTCTGGTAAAAGAAACAGTGGACAGACTGATGAAAGGATACGACATTCGGTTGAGGCCAGATTTCGGAG GTGCGCCAGTGGCCGTGGGGATGAATATAGACATAGCCAGCATAGACATGGTCTCTGAAGTCAATATG GACTACACCTTGACGATGTACTTCCAGCAAGCATGGCGGGACAAGCGTCTGTCCTACTCTGAGATCGCCTACAACCTGACTCTGGATAACCGAGTGGCGGATCAGCTGTGGGTTCCTGACACCTACTTCCTCAATGACAAAAAGTCCTTTGTTCATGGCGTCACCGTCAAAAACAGGATGATCCGTCTCCACCCCGACGGCACGGTTCTTTATGGACTCAG gatCACCACAACCGCAGCCTGCATGATGGACCTGCGCCGCTACCCTCTTGATGAGCAAAACTGCACCCTGGAGATCGAAAGCT ATGGCTACACCACAGATGATATTGAGTTTTACTGGCGAGGTGGAGACGGAGCAGTGTCGGGCGTCGACAGGATAGAGCTGCCTCAGTTTTCTATCGTCGACTATAAACTCATCTCCAAGAACGTGGTCTTCTCTACAG GTTCCTACCCCCGCCTGTCCCTCAGCTTTAAACTGAAGAGGAACATTGGTTACTTCATCCTGCAGACATACATGCCTTCCATCCTGATTACCATCCTCTCCTGGGTCTCCTTCTGGATCAACTACGATGCCTCAGCTGCCAGAGTGGCCCTGG GGATCACTACGGTGCTGACCATGACCACCATCAACACCCACTTGCGAGAGACACTCCCAAAGATCCCCTACGTGAAGGCTATTGACATGTACCTGATgggctgctttgtgtttgtcttcctgGCCCTACTGGAGTACGCCTTCGTCAACTACATCTTCTTTGGCCAGGGCCCCCAGCGGCAGAAGAAGGCGGCTGAGAAAGCAGCCACGGCCAATAACGAGAAGCTGAGACCCGACCCCAACAAG TGGCTGGTGGGAAATGTAGTTCAGAGAGATGATGCTCTGTATGCCAGAATGAAACAGAGGGAAATTGACGCATATGACTCGATGTGGGATCCCATCTTTGTGGACGATGCCGCATTAGGACTAGGCGAGCAAAGAAATAAG ATGACTCCCGACGACAACATCCTGTTCAGCACCCTGGAGATGAAGAATGAGATGGGTGGTGCCGGGGATCTTTCCCGGGGCCTGGGAGCACCTGGAGACCCCCGCAACACCATGCTGGCCTATGATAGCTCGACACTGCAGTACCGCAGGGCAGCCATGGCCCGCCAGAACTATGGCCATAGCGCCTTGGAGCGCCACGCCCAGAAGAAGTCGCGCCTACGGAGACGGGCCTCCCAGCTCAAGGTGAATATCCCAGACCTGTCCGACGTGAACTCTATCGATAAGTGGTCCAGGATGATCTTCCCCAccgtcttctccttcttcaacGTCGTGTACTGGCTCTACTACGTCCATTAA
- the gabrb2a gene encoding gamma-aminobutyric acid receptor subunit beta-2a isoform X2, which produces MGRIRKNHFGILTFSLLVTFVWAQSVKDMKDPSNMPLVKETVDRLMKGYDIRLRPDFGGAPVAVGMNIDIASIDMVSEVNMDYTLTMYFQQAWRDKRLSYSEIAYNLTLDNRVADQLWVPDTYFLNDKKSFVHGVTVKNRMIRLHPDGTVLYGLRITTTAACMMDLRRYPLDEQNCTLEIESYGYTTDDIEFYWRGGDGAVSGVDRIELPQFSIVDYKLISKNVVFSTGSYPRLSLSFKLKRNIGYFILQTYMPSILITILSWVSFWINYDASAARVALGITTVLTMTTINTHLRETLPKIPYVKAIDMYLMGCFVFVFLALLEYAFVNYIFFGQGPQRQKKAAEKAATANNEKLRPDPNKMTPDDNILFSTLEMKNEMGGAGDLSRGLGAPGDPRNTMLAYDSSTLQYRRAAMARQNYGHSALERHAQKKSRLRRRASQLKVNIPDLSDVNSIDKWSRMIFPTVFSFFNVVYWLYYVH; this is translated from the exons ATGGGGAGGATCAGGAAAAACCACTTTGggattttgactttttccttaCTAGTGACTTTTGTCTGGGCTCAAAG cgTCAAGGATATGAAAGATCCGAGCAATATGCCTCTGGTAAAAGAAACAGTGGACAGACTGATGAAAGGATACGACATTCGGTTGAGGCCAGATTTCGGAG GTGCGCCAGTGGCCGTGGGGATGAATATAGACATAGCCAGCATAGACATGGTCTCTGAAGTCAATATG GACTACACCTTGACGATGTACTTCCAGCAAGCATGGCGGGACAAGCGTCTGTCCTACTCTGAGATCGCCTACAACCTGACTCTGGATAACCGAGTGGCGGATCAGCTGTGGGTTCCTGACACCTACTTCCTCAATGACAAAAAGTCCTTTGTTCATGGCGTCACCGTCAAAAACAGGATGATCCGTCTCCACCCCGACGGCACGGTTCTTTATGGACTCAG gatCACCACAACCGCAGCCTGCATGATGGACCTGCGCCGCTACCCTCTTGATGAGCAAAACTGCACCCTGGAGATCGAAAGCT ATGGCTACACCACAGATGATATTGAGTTTTACTGGCGAGGTGGAGACGGAGCAGTGTCGGGCGTCGACAGGATAGAGCTGCCTCAGTTTTCTATCGTCGACTATAAACTCATCTCCAAGAACGTGGTCTTCTCTACAG GTTCCTACCCCCGCCTGTCCCTCAGCTTTAAACTGAAGAGGAACATTGGTTACTTCATCCTGCAGACATACATGCCTTCCATCCTGATTACCATCCTCTCCTGGGTCTCCTTCTGGATCAACTACGATGCCTCAGCTGCCAGAGTGGCCCTGG GGATCACTACGGTGCTGACCATGACCACCATCAACACCCACTTGCGAGAGACACTCCCAAAGATCCCCTACGTGAAGGCTATTGACATGTACCTGATgggctgctttgtgtttgtcttcctgGCCCTACTGGAGTACGCCTTCGTCAACTACATCTTCTTTGGCCAGGGCCCCCAGCGGCAGAAGAAGGCGGCTGAGAAAGCAGCCACGGCCAATAACGAGAAGCTGAGACCCGACCCCAACAAG ATGACTCCCGACGACAACATCCTGTTCAGCACCCTGGAGATGAAGAATGAGATGGGTGGTGCCGGGGATCTTTCCCGGGGCCTGGGAGCACCTGGAGACCCCCGCAACACCATGCTGGCCTATGATAGCTCGACACTGCAGTACCGCAGGGCAGCCATGGCCCGCCAGAACTATGGCCATAGCGCCTTGGAGCGCCACGCCCAGAAGAAGTCGCGCCTACGGAGACGGGCCTCCCAGCTCAAGGTGAATATCCCAGACCTGTCCGACGTGAACTCTATCGATAAGTGGTCCAGGATGATCTTCCCCAccgtcttctccttcttcaacGTCGTGTACTGGCTCTACTACGTCCATTAA